The Prodigiosinella aquatilis region GAAAAGTTGTGGCGTTTCTTTCCTGGATGCCCCCGAAGAAATTTTTGCTACGGTGTTGAATTATCAGGGCAAAGATCCTAACAGCACGATTGCCAGCGACTACACGCAATCCGCCACTGATTTACTGTTAAAACTGCGCCCCAGCATCCGTTATTTCCACTCTTCCCAGTATATTAATGACCTGGCGAATGGGGATATCTGTGTGGCCATCGGTTGGGCCGGTGATGTGATGCAAGCGGCCAACCGGGCAAAAGAAGCCAAAAACGGCGTCAATATCGGTTACAGCATCCCTAAAGAAGGGGCGTTGGCGTTTTTCGATGTTTTTGCTATGCCAGCTGATGCCAAAAATGTGGATTCAGCCTATAAGTTCCTCAACTATCTGCTGGAACCCAAGGTGATTGCCAATATCAGTAATCACGTGTTCTATGCCAATGTGAACAAGGAATCGCTGCCGTTTGTAAACGATGCGGTGCGTAATAACCCGGGTATTTATCCACCGGCTGATGTACGTGCCAAACTGTTTACGCTGAAAGTTCAGTCACCGAAAATTGATCGAGTACGAACCCGTGCCTGGACTAGAGTAAAAAGCGGTATGTGATTTTTTATTGTGATTGTCATGACTCAACAGGCGGCCAAGACCCGCCTGTTTGTGCTATTTGCGTCGCAGCATTGTGGCTGTGACGTTGTTCTGCTTTTACCGGAGAGCAATATTAAGTGAACGATGTAATTCCCCGCCCTCAGCCTAAACTCCAGAAAGCGGCAATACCGTTGCTGGAAGTTCGCAATCTAACCAAGTTCTATGACGGTCAGGCGGCAGTTGATGATGTCAGTCTGACGATTTACAAGGGTGAAATTTTTGCACTATTAGGCGCGTCAGGATGTGGTAAATCTACACTGCTGCGTATGCTGGCTGGTTTTGAGCATCCAACCCAAGGGAAAATCGTTCTGGATGGGCAGGATCTTTCTCTGGTGCCGCCATATCAACGGCCTATCAATATGATGTTTCAGTCCTACGCTCTGTTTCCACATATGACGGTAGAAAAGAATATCGCCTTTGGCCTGAAACAGGACAAGTTATCGCGTTCGGAGATTAAAGATCGCGTGGAAGAGATGCTGACGCTGGTGCATATGCAGGAATATGCCGGGCGTAAACCGCATCAGCTTTCCGGTGGTCAGCGTCAGCGCGTGGCGTTGGCGCGCAGTCTGGCGAAACGGCCAAAACTGCTGTTGCTGGATGAACCGATGGGCGCGTTGGATAAAAAACTTCGTGATCGTATGCAACTGGAAGTGGTGGATATACTGGAGCGGGTGGGCGTGACCTGTGTCATGGTGACACATGACCAGGAAGAAGCGATGACCATGGCGGGTCGAATTGCCATCATGAATCGCGGCAAGTTTGTGCAGATCGGTGAGCCGGAAGAAATATACGAGCACCCGAATACCTGTTTCAGCGCGGAATTTATCGGTTCGGTGAACATGTTTGAAGGGTTGTTGCAAGAACGCCGGGATGATGCACTGATCGTCCAAAGTCCCGGATTGATTCATCCCCTCAAGGTCGATTCCGATGTGTCCGTTGTAGATGGTGTGCCGGTTTTTATTGCCTTGCGCCCGGAAAAAATCATGCTGTGTGACGACGCCCCGGCCGACGGCTGTAATTTCGCGGTGGGCGAGGTGGTACACATTGCCTATTTGGGTGATCTTTCCATTTATCACGTTCGGCTCAGTAGTGGCCAGATTATCAGTGCTCAACTGCAAAATACTTATCGTTATCGCAAAGGTGCGCCGACCTGGGGAGATGAAGTGCATCTCTGTTGGGATGCGGATAGTTGTGTGGTGCTGACGGTATAGTGGGAGGAGTAGTGTGATGGCGATGTTATCTGAGCAACAGGAACCACCGGACCACAGAGTAGGGGCGGTTCGTACCGCATTGACGCACTGGCGCATGGCGCATGGCCGCAAGCTGGTGATCGCGCTGCCGTATCTGTGGTTACTGTTGCTGTTTATGCTGCCGTTCCTGATTGTTTTTAAAATCAGTCTGGCAGAAATGGCCCGTGCGGTGCCACCGTATACTGATTTACTCTCCTGGGTGGACGATAAGCTGGATCTTTCGCTCAATATTGGCAACTACCTGCAATTATTGTCGGACCCGCTATACATCGACTCGTATCTGCAATCACTCAGGGTGGCGGCAGTTTCCACACTTTGCTGTCTGCTGGTGGGATATCCGCTGGCCTGGGCGGTAGCACACAGTAAACCGGCAACACGCAATATTCTGTTGCTGTTGGTGATCCTACCCTCATGGACCTCTTTTCTGATCCGCGTTTATGCCTGGATGGGGATTCTTAAAAATAACGGAATTCTGAATAATTTCCTGCTGTGGCTGGGGGTGATAGATCATCCTCTGGTGATTCTGCATACCAATCTGGCGGTTTATATCGGCGTAGTCTATTCCTATTTGCCGTTTATGGTGCTGCCCATTTATACCGCGCTGACACGGCTGGATTACTCTCTGGTGGAAGCGTCGCTCGATCTGGGGGCCAGACCGGTGAAAACCTTTTTCAGTGTCATTGTGCCGCTGACCAAAGGGGGCATTATCGCTGGTTCTATGTTGGTGTTTATTCCGGCCGTGGGCGAATATGTGATCCCGGAACTGCTGGGTGGC contains the following coding sequences:
- the potH gene encoding putrescine ABC transporter permease PotH, whose translation is MAMLSEQQEPPDHRVGAVRTALTHWRMAHGRKLVIALPYLWLLLLFMLPFLIVFKISLAEMARAVPPYTDLLSWVDDKLDLSLNIGNYLQLLSDPLYIDSYLQSLRVAAVSTLCCLLVGYPLAWAVAHSKPATRNILLLLVILPSWTSFLIRVYAWMGILKNNGILNNFLLWLGVIDHPLVILHTNLAVYIGVVYSYLPFMVLPIYTALTRLDYSLVEASLDLGARPVKTFFSVIVPLTKGGIIAGSMLVFIPAVGEYVIPELLGGPDSIMIGRILWQEFFNNRDWPVASAVAIVMLVLLIMPIMWFHKYQNKETEDQG
- the potG gene encoding putrescine ABC transporter ATP-binding subunit PotG, with product MNDVIPRPQPKLQKAAIPLLEVRNLTKFYDGQAAVDDVSLTIYKGEIFALLGASGCGKSTLLRMLAGFEHPTQGKIVLDGQDLSLVPPYQRPINMMFQSYALFPHMTVEKNIAFGLKQDKLSRSEIKDRVEEMLTLVHMQEYAGRKPHQLSGGQRQRVALARSLAKRPKLLLLDEPMGALDKKLRDRMQLEVVDILERVGVTCVMVTHDQEEAMTMAGRIAIMNRGKFVQIGEPEEIYEHPNTCFSAEFIGSVNMFEGLLQERRDDALIVQSPGLIHPLKVDSDVSVVDGVPVFIALRPEKIMLCDDAPADGCNFAVGEVVHIAYLGDLSIYHVRLSSGQIISAQLQNTYRYRKGAPTWGDEVHLCWDADSCVVLTV
- the potF gene encoding spermidine/putrescine ABC transporter substrate-binding protein PotF, with translation MFTQRKKWLSGVVVSVLMAASVAASAEEKTLHIYNWSDYIAPDTLENFQKETGIKVVYDVFDSNEVLEGKLMAGSTGFDLVVPSASFMERQLSAGVFQPLDKSKLPNYKNLDPELMKLIEPHDPGHKYAVPYLWATTGIGYNIDKVKAVLGKDAPVNSWDLVLKPENLAKLKSCGVSFLDAPEEIFATVLNYQGKDPNSTIASDYTQSATDLLLKLRPSIRYFHSSQYINDLANGDICVAIGWAGDVMQAANRAKEAKNGVNIGYSIPKEGALAFFDVFAMPADAKNVDSAYKFLNYLLEPKVIANISNHVFYANVNKESLPFVNDAVRNNPGIYPPADVRAKLFTLKVQSPKIDRVRTRAWTRVKSGM